The genomic segment TGCTCCATAGCATTAAAGTAAAGGGAATTTTAAATTGATTTACGTGGTCAGGTGCTCCCATGATGCTGTTGCCTGAGGGCCTCACATCACGCTTTAAAAATAGGGGATGTCCTCACTGAGATCACTGAGCCACCGGctgattgttttattgtatCCTGCAGCATCTCTGACTGAAAGTAGACCAAAGAGCCAGAATGGAGTACCACCATGTTTCAGCAAAGAACGGAGTAGCTGATGAGAATCAGAACGCAGAGAAGCTGTCTCACACTGAGAAAGCCTATACCACCATATTGAGTGAGCTTGGAGAAGACGTCGAGCGTGAGGGCCTTCTACGTACACCACTACGTGCTGCCAAAGCCATGCAGTTCCTCACTAAAGGCTACAAAGAAACAATCCAAGGTAAGgatactttttttctttttgaaaccgAATACTACTTAAAACTTTCAGTAGTGCTGAAACTTACCATatgaattttgaaaataaaaaggacaaaGTTCATTTTGCTGACCATTATACATTTTGTGACTACCCTACAGTAGCGCCATATGTTTAAAGTCCATCTGGGGTCTCATTTCTGATTTGTAAAACAAAAGAGTCCGTCATTCTGTCACTTTTGATTTCATCCTTTGCTCCAGTATGACAGAGAATGAAAATCTAATTCACAGATATCTTAAACGATGCTATATTTGATGAAAACCACGAAGAGATGGTGATCGTCAAGGACATCgacctgttttctctctgtgaacaTCACCTGGTGCCCTTCTTTGGCAAGGTAATTATTCAGGGTCATTGAATTTCAGTCAAGTGACtgcaaatattgatatttgataAAAATATGCTGGATAATATTTAATTGCCAAGATAAAGATATACAGATGCcctgaatttgtttttgtttttttacataaaaatacatgtttgtcAATGAtctcttttaaatcaaaattttGGTGGCACTTTGCCTTCAAACATACCATTTcgttgtttgtttctgtaaatcATCAGCTGACCTTCACACAATACCAATTTATCTTTCATCGGCTTGAATGAATTGATGATATTCATGTCTAATTACTACTTACAGATACTTTGGTTCTGATCTACCATGTATTATAGACTGTATTGAAATATATATTAGTTAACAAATACAT from the Sparus aurata chromosome 4, fSpaAur1.1, whole genome shotgun sequence genome contains:
- the LOC115580574 gene encoding GTP cyclohydrolase 1-like, coding for MEYHHVSAKNGVADENQNAEKLSHTEKAYTTILSELGEDVEREGLLRTPLRAAKAMQFLTKGYKETIQDILNDAIFDENHEEMVIVKDIDLFSLCEHHLVPFFGKAHIAYLPNKKVVGLSKLARIVEIYSRRLQVQERLTKQIASAIAEALEPAGVAVVIEAVHMCMVMRGVQKKNASTVTSVMLGSFNDNAETRKEFLALTMQK